A single genomic interval of Gavia stellata isolate bGavSte3 chromosome 31, bGavSte3.hap2, whole genome shotgun sequence harbors:
- the NPM2 gene encoding nucleoplasmin-2 yields MSLTDSIDIDSKSEKPVSLIWGCELSGERDSYTFQVPEEWQCEQQLALRTICLGEMARDEFHVVEIVPAEEGDARAPVPLATLKPSVLPMATLVGVELTPPVTFRLRAGSGPVYISGQHVSMMPNLSWDEEEEEEEEDAEEEGLAEESPEKPPKGQAAKKGSTAKKRRLEKEDELDNVSPEDPLPSKGRGAGRGRKAVVKK; encoded by the exons ATGTCCCTCACGGACAGCATTGACATCGACAGCAAATCCGAGAAGCCCGTGTCCCTGATCTGGG GGTGTGAGCTGAGCGGCGAGCGGGACTCCTACACCTTCCAGGTGCCGGAGGAGTGGCAGTGCGAGCAGCAGCTGGCCCTGCGGACG ATCTGCCTGGGGGAGATGGCGCGGGATGAGTTCCACGTGGTGGAGATCGTGCCGGCCGAGGAGGGCGATGCTCGCGCCCCGGTGCCCCTCGCCACGCTGAAGCCCTCTGTGCTGCCCATG GCCACTCTGGTGGGAGTGGAGCTGACGCCTCCGGTTACCTTCCGCCTGAGAGCCGGCTCCGGCCCCGTCTATATCAGTGGGCAGCACGTCTCCA TGATGCCCAACCTGTCctgggatgaggaggaagaagaggaagaggaggatgctGAGGAAGAGGGGCTAGCAGAGGAGTCCCCCGAGAAGCCCCCCAAGGGCCAAGCTGCCAAGAAGGGCAGCACTGCCAAG aagaggaggctggagaaggaggaCGAGCT GGACAACGTCTCGCCCGAGGATCCCCTTCCCAGCAAG GGGCGAGGAGCCGGCCGGGGCAGGAAGGCGGTGGTGAAGAAATAG
- the PBDC1 gene encoding protein PBDC1 has translation MAMAMAAGLGPGEAAAAAHALSLPAEAFGNDPRVELAWAMKAHQHAQVYFNLISSVDPKFLNLTKVDDQIYGDFRKTFRDLKIDVLDPEELKSEPAKEKWRPFCLRFEGVVEDFNYGTLLRLDCRKDYTEENTIFATRIQFFAIEIARNREGCNSAVYSSAREPAAATAEEPASG, from the exons ATGGCGatggcgatggcggcggggctg GGACCCGGCGAGGCCGCCGCGGCCGCTCACGCCCTGTCGCTGCCGGCCGAGGCCTTCGGCAACGAC CCCCGTGTGGAGCTGGCCTGGGCCATGAAGGCACACCAGCACGCCCAGGTCTACTTCAAC CTCATCTCCTCCGTCGACCCCAAGTTTCTGAACCTCACCAAAGTTGATGACCAGATCTACGGGGACTTCAGGAAAACCTTCAGGGATCTTAAAATTGATGTGCTCGACCCAGAGGAGCTGAAATCGGAACCTGCCAAGGAG AAATGGCGCCCGTTCTGCCTGCGGTTCGAGGGGGTGGTGGAGGACTTCAACTACGGCACGCTGCTCCGCCTGGACTGCCGCAAAGACTACACTGAGGAGAACACCATCTTCG CCACCAGAATCCAGTTTTTCGCCATCGAAATCGCACGGAACAGAGAGGGCTGTAACAGTGCGGTCTACAGCAGCGCCAGGGAGCCGGCGGCTGCCACGGCAGAGGAACCAGCGTCGGGGTGA
- the FGF17 gene encoding fibroblast growth factor 17 — translation MQPISLQNLSICFQLLMFSCQTQYVRDQGAMTDQLSRRQIREYQLYSRTSGKHVQVNGKRITATAEDGNKFAKLIVETDTFGSRVRIKGAESEKYICMSKRGKLIGKPNGKSKDCIFTEIVLENNYTAFQNARYEGWYMAFTRKGRPRKASRSRQNQREAHFIKRLYRGQLPFPNNAERQKQFEFVGSSSPTRRTRRTRAPRPRT, via the exons ATGCAGCCCATCAGCCTGCAGAACCTCTCCAT ATGTTTCCAGCTCCTCATGTTCTCCTGTCAGACCCAG TACGTGAGGGACCAGGGTGCCATGACCGACCAGCTGAGCCGACGGCAGATCAGGGAGTACCAGCTCTACAGCCGGACCAGCGGCAAGCACGTCCAGGTGAACGGCAAAAGGATCACCGCCACCGCCGAGGACGGCAACAAGTTTG CCAAGCTCATCGTGGAGACGGACACCTTCGGGAGCCGCGTCCGCATCAAGGGGGCCGAGAGCGAGAAGTACATCTGCATGAGCAAGCGGGGCAAGCTCATCGGGAAA cccAACGGCAAGAGCAAGGACTGCATCTTCACGGAGATCGTGCTGGAGAACAACTACACGGCTTTCCAAAACGCCCGCTACGAGGGCTGGTACATGGCCTTCACCCGCAAGGGCCGGCCCCGCAAAGCCTCCCGCAGCCGCCAGAACCAGCGGGAAGCCCACTTCATCAAGCGCCTGTACCGTGGGCAGCTGCCCTTCCCCAACAACGCCGAGCGGCAGAAGCAGTTCGAGTTCGTCGGCTCGTCCTCCCCCACCCGCCGCACGCGTCGCACCCGCGCCCCTCGCCCGCGCACGTAA
- the DMTN gene encoding dematin: MERLQKQPLTSPGSVCSSRGSSVPGSPSSIVAKMDNEVLGYKDLAAIPKDKAILDIERPDLMIYEPHFTYSLMEHVELPRSRERSLSPKSISPPPSPEVIREWLESRTPGSAPQPTSRQSGSSARSSVQHFHRPETDTTDLNIYKKPPIYRQKEHHPGTHHGKHLIEDLIIESSKFPAAQPPDPNQPAKIETDYWPCPPSLAVVETEWRRRMASKRGEEEEEDLTEEMKNLRELQRQELSKVTSNLGKLILKEEMEKSLPIRRKTRSLPDRTPFHTSLHMGSYKSSSLPASGRSTLTRLQSAEFSSAGSEKGSPGLQIYPYEMLMVTNRGRVKLPPGVDRTRLERHLSPEDFLRVFEMPPEEFSKLALWKRNELKKKAFLF, translated from the exons ATGGAAAGACTGCAGAAG caaCCGCTGACCTCCCCTGGGAGCGTCTGTTCCTCCCGCGGGTCCAGCGTCCCCGGATCGCCCTCCAGCATCGTG gccAAAATGGACAACGAGGTTCTGGGCTACAAGGACCTGGCCGCCATCCCCAAGGACAAAGCGATCCTGGACATCGAGCGCCCCGACTTGATGATCTACGAACCCCATTTCACCTACTCGCTCATGGAGCACGTGGAGCTGCCTCGGAGCCGAGAG CGCTCCCTGTCTCCCAAATCCAtctctcctcctccatctccgGAG GTCATCCgggagtggctggagagccggacccccggcagcgccccgcAGCCCACCTCTCGCCAGAGCGGCAGCTCGGCCCGCAGCAGCGTGCAGCACTTCCACCGACCCG AGACTGACACGACGGATCTCAACATATACAAGAAGCCTCCGATCTACAGGCAGAAAG AGCACCATCCCGGCACCCACCACGGGAAGCATCTCATAGAGGACTTGATCATCGAATCCTCCAAGTTCCCGGCGGCACAGCCCCCAGACCCCAACCAGCCCGCCAAGATCGAGACTGACTACTGGCCGTGCCCCCCGTCCCTGGCCGTCGTGG aGACGGAGTGGAGGAGGCGGATGGCCTCcaagagaggggaggaggaggaggaggacctgACGGAGGAGATGAAGAACCTGCGGGAGCTCcagaggcaggagctgagcaAG GTCACCTCCAACCTGGGGAAGCTGATCCTgaaggaggagatggagaaaTCTCTCCCTATCCGGAGAAAAACCCGCTCGCTGCCGGACAGGACACCCTTCCACACGT CTCTGCACATGGGGAGCTACAAGAGCTCCTCGCTGCCCGCCTCCGGCAGAAGCACCCTCACCCGG CTGCAGTCGGCAGAGTTCAGCTCGGCAGGCAGCGAGAAGGGCAGTCCGG gcCTGCAG ATCTACCCCTACGAAATGCTGATGGTGACGAACCGAGGCCGCGTCAAGCTGCCGCCCGGCGTGGACAGAACCAGGCTGGAG CGGCACCTCTCCCCCGAGGATTTCCTGCGGGTCTTCGAGATGCCCCCCGAGGAGTTCAGCAAGCTGGCCCTCTGGAAGCGCAATGAGCTGAAGAAGAAAGCCTTCCTCTTCTGA